The Papilio machaon chromosome 3, ilPapMach1.1, whole genome shotgun sequence genome window below encodes:
- the LOC106711631 gene encoding uncharacterized protein LOC106711631: MALRLLFLMNDKYFQEYRRLAKAIVEALQDSKFDEELLFDLKKENQVYLNRTMSCIIKYVVKREVDNYRSRRTDAISRRIYSSLVMKLIDIAKDLPRNTSATNRIETAHRYYTSVENREQHDKMADSQVFHACARLYDIMFTTPRVMSHLGNLEDLTPKLLIKRLMGMQIKPVHFAVALLIQYHLRNTINFAIRSKSLEVLSTKPQMVGPNVIDMLKSLASRLLPVAELLDIHLAYYSPAFKDTCPTTWLGIVNNKKP; encoded by the exons ATGGCATTAAGGCTTTTGTTCCTAATGAACGAT AAATATTTCCAAGAGTACCGTCGCCTCGCAAAGGCGATAGTGGAAGCTCTGCAAGACTCCAAATTCGATGAGGAACTGCTTTTCGACCTGAAGAAGGAGAATCAAGTCTACCTTAACCGCACTATGTCTTGTATTATCAAATACGTTGTGAAAAG GGAGGTTGATAACTACAGATCGCGGCGCACGGACGCCATCAGTCGCCGGATATATTCCTCGCTCGTTATGAAACTGATCGACATCGCAAAG GACTTGCCGCGCAACACTAGCGCCACGAACCGCATCGAGACCGCTCACAGGTACTACACCTCGGTAGAAAACCGCGAACAGCACGACAAGATGGCAGACTCGCAGGTGTTCCATGCTTGCGCTAGACTCTATGATATCATGTTTACc ACTCCCCGGGTAATGTCACATTTGGGCAATCTGGAGGACTTAACGCCTAAGCTGCTCATAAAACGCCTTATGGGAATGCAAATCAAACCAGTTCATTTTGCTGTCGCTCTTCTGATTCAa TATCACCTACGGAACACAATCAACTTCGCAATCCGCTCCAAGAGTCTGGAAGTGCTGAGTACGAAGCCTCAGATGGTGGGGCCAAACGTCATCGACATGCTCAAGTCTTTAGCCTCCAGATTGCTGCCCGTTGCCGAGTTGCTCGACATACATCTGGCATATTACAGTCCAGCCTTCAAAGATACCTGCCCCACCACTTGGCTAGGCATcgtcaataataaaaagccTTGA